The Coffea arabica cultivar ET-39 chromosome 6e, Coffea Arabica ET-39 HiFi, whole genome shotgun sequence genome contains the following window.
CCCTTTGTTTGTTCAACTTTCCCCTTCCTTTATTAGGTTAATTTGATCTTCTACCAATGACTTTTTTAGTTTGCTTGCATGTGCTGAGCTTGCAGCGGGCTGGCAGGCTTCTACTTTTGTGGCTATGAGTGTTGGTATCATTTTTGTTCCACCGACTTTTTATGCACACATTTAAAGTCCATGGGAGTTTAATTTTGTACGACTTGACCTTTTGTTCAACATTCCGACCTAGGTTGGTTTTGTGGCAATTGCGGTTTGGCCTATCATATCTTTTTGCTCTAACCGTTTCTGCTTACATGTATAAAATGATTTATACTACTGCTAGCTAAAAGAAGTACTGGTGCATGCAATTCGTAAAGAAGAGGGGATAGGGAAGTTATTGTTGCTGTATTTAAGTAGAGTTTCAAGAGGCTAAGGATTGATGCCTGTGATTGGGGTAGTCAACACTAGAATGGGTTTACTTCTCGTGCAAATTATGTTATTACATTTGACTAGGAGGCTGAGTTATAATTGCAAAGTCATAAAATTTGTATGCTATGTTTGCTCTTATATATTTTGTGCTTTTGATGAACTTAATTACGAAAAGGGGATTAGCTGAAGCATGTTAGGAATTTACCCTAATTGACATCTGGCCGACAGCGGGATGACAGTGGAAGAATATATGGGTAAACAGGTTATTATGTGTGCAGCTTGAGGGTTTGTAAATATCTATCTTTAAGGCCTTGATGTGGAAAGGGCGATTCTCATACTGTCTGCCCTGTGTTCTACCTTATTTGTCTTCTTTATCATGTGTTCTATAATAGGATTGTTTTAACTTTTGGCTGTTCTACTAGAATTTTCTAGCCTTGTTTCTACATATATGCCCAAGATGTTGAtgtgaaatttctttttgagaggatgatcctttttgttttccctttgAAGTACTGGTTAAAGGCGTTATTTCATTGTGTTGTTACATGACAATAATACAAGCAGTAGTCATGGATGAAAAGTTTTGGCCGACAATTCTGTATTACCAAAAATGGATGTATgatgttttaaatatttttttattgatgCTATAAAATCCGACTCAGTCCTGCTCCAGTAACATTTTAGATGCTGAAAATCTAATTATCTTCTACTCTTTTTGTTGAATAACTCTGCTATTTTTTGTTGCAGGGAAATCTAATCATGCAAGTTCTGCCAAGAGATCTGGGCATCTTATCAGACCCACTTCTCCCAAGTCTCCTGTTGCTAGTGTCAGTGCTTTTGAAAGTGTGGAAGGATCAGATGATGAAGATAATATGACTGACAGTGCTGGACTAAACGATGCATATCTACATGCCAATGGGAATGCGGTAATACTTAATGATAGATTTGGGCGTGCACAATTCCATTTGGTTTTTTTTATTCCTTgtattttcttgattcaatcaatGTCCTTGTGCTGTCAAGGATTTACTTTCTCGAGTCTTGCCAATGTtgtataatttcttttcatttatgATGCTACATAAAGTCCCCAGGAATTCACTAAATTGACCCTATAACGAGCTGGGTCCTGAATGTTAAAGTATGTTTCAGGATTTACCGGATCACAGGAATGCCAATAATGGAGAGCAAATGGCTATGTCTGCATCAAGTATGATTCGATCCCATAGCGTATCTGGTGATCTGCACAGTGTGCAACCAGACCCTGTGGCTGCGGACATTCTCAGAAAAGAACCAGAACAGGAAACCTTTGTGAAGCTGAAAATTGCCCCAAGGGGTATTACAtcctcttctttcctttttatgttATAGGGTATAGCTTTTGTCAGCCCATTGGTTGTTTCTGTCCTGCAGCATACTTGCTAATGATTAGGCTAATAATTTATGCTTTGATGAAAACTTAAGTGTCATGTTACAGTTAAACTACCTTATTTTTCCTTCAGGTGTTATTGATTGACTAATATCACGGCTGAAACCAAGGGATTTGTGGAAATTTGTTTAATTTAACATTTAATGTACCCATCCATACTTTTTTCATTCTTCTTGGTCAAATGGAAAAGAAGAACAAACAGTCGGGTAGCAGCATTTCATTTCCAACAGCTGAGCTTTAATCTTCAGCCTTGGTTTTCATAGAAGTTAAGAAGCAATAATCATAATACCGATGCTTGTGAATAAACTATATCACCATATTAGTACAAAATTGACTGTTCTGTTCATTTTTGTATGTGTGAAAGCATCATGACGATAATTCTGTTCTATTTTTGGTCGTCCATGTATCTATTCTCCCCCTCACTGTTAGTGTGCACTTTATGTACTTTTCAGACTATTGGAATTAACATTGGAATCTATCCTTGCTTGTAATAAATGTACATGGATGCCAAAGCctatattttatttctttgtaatGATTTTCAGAGACACCATCTCCTGATGAAGTGGACGTCTATCGGAATCTGCAAGTGTGCCTAGAAATGAGAAAGACATATGTATTTAGGGAAGCTGTTGCGCCATGGGAAAAGGAAATCATAACTGATCCAAGCACACCAAAGCCCATTCCAAATCCATTTGATTATATGCCAGAACGAAAATCTGATGTAAGATAAAATGCGttagaattttttctttttttggttgatttttctTATGTGTGAGTAGTTTGAGGATTTTATTTTCTGTTCCTGTTGTTTTACTTTGTTGTGTTGGCACATTGTTATTAAGTACAGGGTTTCGAGTCACTAATATGTTGAGTGTTCCTACAGCATTCTTTTCAGATGGAAGATGGAGTTGTGCAAGTTTATGCTAATAAGGAGGGTAAGATGCTTGGTACCTTTGTCATTTTTTTGGTATAATAGTGTATCATCTTTGCCCTTTTTCCCCTctgatttttattattttccttcATCTAGCAACGGAGAAACTTTTCCCAGTAGCTGATGCAACCACCTTTTTCACTGACCTGCACCACATCCTTAAAGTTATTGCTGCGGGGAATATTCGGACACTATGTCACCATCGCCTAGTACTTTTAGAACAAGTAGATACTATGACTTTGATAGTTGTTTGTAGGAAGTGTGTTGAGTTTTGTTAGTGACCTAAAATTGTTTGCTTTTCAAAATACTGACTTATATGTTGTCCAGAAATTCAACCTCCATTTGATGCTTAATGCTGATCGGGAATTCCTTGCTCAAAAAAGTGCCCCACACCGTGACTTCTATAATGTCAGGAAAGTCGACACCCACGTTCACCACTCAGCCTGCATGAACCAGAAGCATCTTTTGAGGTTTATAAAGTCAAAGCTGAGGAAAGAGCCTGACGAGGTGTTGGGTCATTCTACTTGAGCTGTCTGCCATTTTCAAAGCATCATATATACTTCTCTTCTTCTGGATTAAAAGTGTCACTAACAAAAGTTTTTATGGAATAAAATCTGTAGAACTTTTCACAAATCCATCAAGATAGTGCCATTTTTCTGAGTATCTTACATAGGTATACCTTTTCTTCAGGTTGTCATATTTCGTGATGGTACCTATTTGACATTGAAAGAAGTTTTTGAGAGCTTGGATTTATCTGGGTATGAGAGGCTCCTAAATTCTGTGCTTTGAAGAATTGCTCGCCTCTCAGTTCAACTCTTTTGACTTGACTCATTGCTTTTTGACATCTGCTTTTCGCTTTTTTGTTTCActgataattttttttcccaaacagGTATGATCTGAATGTTGACCTACTGGATGTTCATGCTGACAAGAGCACCTTTCATCGATTTGACAAGTTTAATCTTAAGTACAACCCTTGTGGTCAAAGTAGGCTAAGGGAGATTTTTCTGAAGCAGGAAAACCTTATACAGGGTATTGCCATATTTTCTCTTCAGACCTGAAAAACTAGATCTTCATTTTAGTGAAAAAGAAGTTTCCACATTCTAGGTCATACCACTTGCTTTCGATCACCATGCATTTCCTTTGCAATATGAATTAAGATAAGCCATCCAATTCTTCTGTTTCTTCTTCgtcattttctttcttgttaCTCAAGTTCCACTTCGCGCCAGATTGTCCCCTTGATtctgttttcaatttttgtttacTTGGAAGCTTTATATTTGTTTATCAGATGTATTGAGTTTAAGATTTATTATATCTGCAAATTTGCAGGTCGTTTCCTTGGTGAGCTGACTAAGCAAGTTTTTTCTGATCTTGAAGCAAGCAAATATCAAGTGCGTCCTTTGTGTGTAATGAAATTTATCATctgctttttcatttttatttttcaccgtGCAGAAGATCAGCAATGCCTTAATAGTTCTTCCTTTTGCTTTGTGACACACTGAGCAACCCTGACTTACAACGAAACTTCTTGGCGGCCATTTTTGTTCTCTTCTGTCCATTTTGTGAAAGCTTTTCCATTTGTTTATCTTgtatcctttccttttctttttctttgggaGAGTGGGcctttacttatgtcattttttcttcttaaattAAGTATTCTTCCCAGTACTTATGtcatcttttgtatttttgttaAGCAAGAACTTTAAGGTTAAGATGCTTGTACCGCTTGAAAAATATGTGAAGATTGTTGCTTGAAGTCTGCATTGTCTTCACTTTCTGGCTGAGATGACAAGACTTCTGCACAACAATTTTAGCTTTGATGAGGGAAGGTGTCTGGTCTCCTTGTTTTCTTCAAGCACGTTTTATATACTTTTCAAATGATATTTAGATTCTAGGGTAAAGTTTCTGCAGGTTGGAATATCTTGGTAATTTTGTGTCAAAACTTGGaagattttttaaagtacaTCACTTGCAAAATGAATCTGGTGGTGTTGTTTTTGTTGtagtcttcttttccttttaaaatTATATGAGCATTTTGATGTTATGATTTGGGTTTCTGTCCAGTACAACGCTCCATGATTATGCCAGTTAAAGTCCAAACTTCTTCACTCCTTATTCTTGTTTGGATTAAGTATTGGTGGTTCTCCTTTGGTTCTGATGCAGATGGCTGAATACAGGGTATCCATATATGGCAGAAAGCAGAGTGAGTGGGACCAGCTGGCTAGTTGGATAGTAAACAATGACTTGTATAGCGAGAATGTTGTCTGGTTGATTCAGGTATCCAACAGAACCAACTGTATTTGTGTTGATGTCCTTGGCAAGAACTTTGTGGAAAGAACCTTAGTTCTTCTCTAGAAGGTCGATACTATTAAATGTCGATTAAAACAACCTTCTTCTCCTTTCTGCTCAACTTGTTCTCTCTAACAATTGGACAGCAATAATGTCCTTAAGGAAAGCTTTTACGTACCCCTGGGTTCTCAGAAATGCTCTATACCATGTTATGTTTATGCAAATCGTTGTATATTGCCCAAATagttctgattacttttcctatGTTAATTGGAAAACACTGTTCTCATCTTATAATTAGTCGTGTGCTTTAAtaagaaaattatttattatttgtcaaaattggTTCTGTTTGCAGGAACAAAACCCTGGAATTTCAAGATTTTGTCTTGCATGTCATTCGCCCATCTATGGCCACTTACTATTGTTCTTTTTCTCTGTTTTGCCTTTTCTTCTTGAATTCTTCCACTGTCTTGATTGAAGGGCTTATGACTATAATTCAAATACTTGTTACTTAACTTTTCATGTTTAATTTTGATGTTTAACTTTTCTGTAATTGGTTCTAAGAACAATcataatgagggggaaagaaGAATCAATACCAATAGGCGCCTTATACTACAATTTTATAATAGGGGCCTGCTTTATGCTTATGGTTTAAAGTTTGAAGTTGTGTATAGTCTTGCAATGCATCTGATGCTGTCAAAATGGATAATGCTGTTGACTGTCAGACATAAATGGCTAACTTTTGGGGAGCATTATGAATGCTGTCAGACTTGGAAATTCTAGGAGATTGGTTTCGTGTTGTATAACTAGGTTCAGAGTCTCTGAGTGCTGTCCAATGGACACAATGTCAGGTCTGAAGCCTATTATGATTAGGGAGAAAAGCATCTAAGTTTGAGGCGGTATAAAATCTCTTGTTTCAgcccttttttttccctaagCATCTTGTTTAATCAGAATATTAAATGCTATCTGAATAGTGATTTTCGTATTGAATTTCAATTCTTTTCAGCTTCCAAGACTCTACAATGTCTACAAGGAAATGGGAATTGTGACATCTTTTCAGAACATTCTTGATAATGTTTTCCTTCCTTTGTTTGAGGTTACTGTGGATCCAGATTCACATCCTcagttgcatgttttcttgaagCAGGTATGCATACTACCACTACATCAACTTTATTCTGCTTTATTGGGTAATAAACCATGTTCATTGAATACTGATAATTCTCCGGGTTAATCTCCCTGAAAGCTGGGTTCCTTTTCATGTTCCCTCAATATTCCTTTTTCTGTTCCATATGACAATGTTTGAAGGCAGACAAGAGGTGGCTTTTGGTAGCATGTAAAAAGATGATAGGGTTAAAACCCTGTAGTAGTGTCTAGGAGATAGTTATAAGTGAATAAATGATGAGCTATTCACCATTGCCAGATGTGGGTGTTATAAATTCATGTTTTTTAGTTAACAATAGTCTTTGTATAATGTCTAAGATGGTTTAACTAAATCCTGTTCCTGGATATTCAGGTGGTTGGATTTGATTTGGTGGACGATGAAAGTAAGCCAGAAAGACGTCCTACAAAACACATGCCGACACCTGCTCAGTGGACCAACATATTCAATCCTGCATACTCATACTACATTTACTATTGTTATGCTAACTTATACACCTTAAATAAGGTAAAGAAGTTGTTTCTGTTTATGCACTCTCcagaaattgagaaaaatgaagtaatttACCAATTGTGTGATTTGCTTCtcctttgtttttttcctttttttttttgggaaagggggggggggggttgtggTGTTAGGCAGTGCACCGTGGGGTTGATGGATGGTATAAAGGTTGGGGTTGGGGATAATGGGCTTACCACATTTCAATATTATCATTACAGCACTACTTTACATCTCTATCAACTGTAAGAGGCCTTTAAGATTTGGGCAATAGCTTTTTGGTCTTTGTCCTGATTTTTTcctagacttttttttttgccttacaATACAGGCAATAGCTTTTTGGtgtttttgctaattttttttttctgttagaCTATTGTTTTTCACTTCTGTCATGACTCATGGGGCTAATACCAGGAATGGAAACTTGAGATAGGATTACTGTAATATAAAtagtattttcttaaattgttacTATGATTGAGTTGTTGCTTGTAAGATGCAATAGCAAAAATcctcctaacattattttccaGGGCCTTTTCTGCTTTCCACTGTTTTTCTGTAACAGTTTtgcattttttcccttttttttgtggCCCGGGGGGAGGGGGGAGGTGTTTTGGCATTGCAGAAGAGGAAGGTTTAAGGATTCCTTCACCTAAAGATGGTGGTGTTTTCACCGGTGTATATGATTATATGGTTAATCTGTTTGCTGGCATTGTTTTGTGAGAATTAATTGCATAACATTTCAGCTTCGCGAGTCAAAAGGAATGACCACTATCAAACTCCGTCCACATTCTGGAGAGGTACATAAATGTTCATTCTGTGTGATCTGAAGTTAGATTGATTGTGTTATTGATGGTTTCAGTTTGTTAGGCTGGTGATGTTGACCACCTTGCAGCGACATTTCTTACTGCTCATAATATTGCGCATGGAATCAACTTGAGAAAATCTCCTGTACTTCAGTATTTGTACTACCTGGCCCAGGTAAAACAACACACGTCAAATTGATTAGCTTCCAAAGTGTGCACATTGTAATGCATTGGGATGGTTTCTTTGATTTCAGATTGGTCTTGCCATGTCTCCACTGAGCAACAACTCATTGTTTTTGGACTACCATCGGAATCCATTTCCCATGTTTTTCCTGCGTGGCCTCAATGTGTCGCTTTCAACTGATGATCCTTTGCAGATTCACCTAACAAAAGAGCCCCTCGTGGAAGAATACAGCATTGCAGCTTCTGTGAGTTCTTCAAGTCTTTTGTCAGAAAATATTTGAGTTGTGAACTGTTATGGTTGTCCAATAAGTTTGCTATCTGGTGCAGGTTTGGAAGTTAAGTtcatgtgatatatgtgagattgCACGGAATTCAGTTTATCAATCTGGTTTCTCTCATGTACTGAAGGTAAGTTAGTCCTGTTGAAGTTGTACAATTTGTGTTTGCAATAATATAAATTCTCCaccaaatttattttctattttatttcttttgagtAACGCTTAACACAGTGCTTCATAGTTTgcattattgttatttttgggTGGACATGCCAGATGGAATATGCTGCAGCAAACGCCTTTTTGGCCAAGTTGTTTAGTTCTTTTGCCTTATCTACGTATACCCTAAATCTTGATGCCATTCAATTGCTGCTTTGTTATCACTAATTTACTGGGAAAGCATGTTCTCATTTGGCAAGTCTAATTCCTACTATTTTGGATGGGGGCCAATTGCAGGCCCTTTTATGGTACTTTGTAGAGTACAATAAATATTTTAATCTGCCTGTGTTTGCTTTTTTGAAGCCTATCCTTTATAACAATTGTAAATATATGTTTCCTGTTGTAATGTCTGAACTATGAACATCTGTTCTTAGTCTCACTGGGTCGGGAAGGAATACTACAAGAGAGGACCAGACGGGAATGATATTCACAAGACAAACGTACCTCATATCCGCCTTGAATTTCGTGATATGGTATGGAAGTTGTTTTGAATTATGTTTTAATGTCTTCACATTATGAGAGAATCAATATCTTtgctatataatatatatatatatatatatatgtctatACCAAATTCATTGTTGTACAGGCAGTCTGAAATGTCATAAACAAGCAGTTTTGAAAAGCTTTGGTAAAGAGGAAGTACTAGGAAATatggttttcttttccttctaatCAGTGGATTTGAAGGAAGGAAACTGATTCAAATTCTAATCGTTCTCTCCTTATCGCGTTATCCTAATGCATTTTTCAGAAGTTTTACCTTTTGGAATGGTCTTTGGTTGATGATGGAGGCCTCTGTTTGAAGATTAGCTTCCAAAATCCAAGTTGGATCAGATGAAGCAAATCTTATCGTGAAGTTACATATTGtcatttgaataaattttggctTCTCCTAGCgacgcctttttttttttttttttaaagcagaTCAGGTGTTAGAATATAAAGGTGACAAATTACGTGTTCAATATTGCAGATTTGGAGAGAGGAGATGCAACAGGTTTATTTGGGAAATTCTATATTTGCTGAACATATTGACCCATAATAAGCTTGGCTGGCTTTCTTTTGCGAGCTGGAACTTTTACATTCTATGTGGAGGTATCCCTAAAATTTATCCATTAGAACTGAGGAAATTTTCCATTCtctgtttatttttgttatttctgtagaagttcttttttcctttttattccaTATCAGATAAGGGCTGCAACGGTACTACAAATTAATGATGGTGTTGCCTGCACGTCtgctcctctttttctttttctcaggAAAAGTGCAAAAAAGCCAAGGACCTGCGGAATAGAACTTTAGAACAGAGTAGTATATGCATCtcaagaaaaattaaagaaaagaaataaagcaaaagCCAAACAGGACATATCCATGTAATAGAGAATAGTACAAGGTAACTTTGTATTTTACTTTGTATAAACATGTATAATGTGATCCGTCACCCACGGCAACTGAATGTTGAAGCTTATTTGAAAACACAATAATGAGTTCTTGAGTTGCGACTCAGTTGTTGCCAAGGTTATGAACGGGAAGATTTAAGTCCCCTTTTGTAACAGTGGGCTGCCTCTTAGTCTTAGGGGTACCTCCTAACAAACCCCGGTTGGACGCTATTATTATATAAAAGGCAGTCTCAAAGGCGTGACATAAACTCGGGCAAGAGAGCAAAATATCACCCTCCTCACAAAGGCTAAGGCCGTGATATGTCAAGGCGTGTAGGACCATGCAACTTCAGATATTTAGATTACACTTCTTTTGCAGGGGCAGGGTCGAACTTGGCCGAAGGATGTCACCTCCCGATTAGGAGTAACTATGTgcaaataaatataataaaggAGATTCACGGCCAGTACCGTCGCGCTTGGAACATACAACAAATACTAGCAGAACATCAATGAATAGAGAGAGACTAAAGTAATCAATCATCATCATGTACATCAGCAAATGGCTCATTCATCCAACAAAGTAGGGAATGCTCGGCTGGACAGAAGTACCATTAACCAGCTGCATACAAATCAACCAACAAGCTGGAAGAAATCCGtaatattatttaaaatgtGAAGTTTAATACATCATCATCGTCAAACATCTTTCTTTCTTAGTTTAGCCTTCCTCTTCGCCGTTAGAAGGAAATCCAAGCACTGAACACTACCATGTACACCGGCTGTTTGCATCTGATACTTAACTCCACCATCTCACTCATTCTTGAAGGACTGCAAAAAGATACGAACGAAATCAACAAATCGTACATCTACTTATCCAAGCATACAAAACTCAGCATTGATCTGAGCATCCAACCTCGAAATTTTTGGCCACCTGCTCCGAAACTTTTTTCTTCACCTCTGCGGCTGCATCCAACATTATTTCGTCAAGAAGAAAACGTTAGCCCAATttaataaaagaagaagaagaagaagaagagtgcTGCACTCAAAGaaccaaaaaccaaaagaatTGATGAGCAGCATGGGATACGAGCGCATGCCTTTGACAGAAACGTTCTCTATCCTCTTCGATGTCCTAACTGCAAATCTTTGGAAAGCAGGACTGAAACAGATTATAAGAATTAGTAGGAAACATCAGAACAGATCAGGATAGTACTTCACACCGTCCAAGCAAAAACAGTCCACAAGGATATAGAAATTTAATGTACACGAGCAACTAGAGTCCAAATCTCACAACAAAAGAAAGTACCCATAAGTTCAGTACTAATCCCTGAATGTATTTAACCAAAAATATGACCAACGACTATAGTTATCCCTACCAAAAAACAATAAGTTGTTGACAGCAACATACCATCAAGCTAATAATTTGCGTATGCTTCAAGTTTCAAAGCAACCAAAAAATCATACTTGATAGCAAAATAAGTTATCTTTAACCAAATAATATGAATCACTGCCCCCAACACCAAAGAACTCCcaaccacccccccccccccccgcggCCGCGGGgcccaaaaaaaatagaagaagaagaagaagacaccAAACTCCTAGGCAATTAAAGCCACCAAAAGTATAGTCAATACAAATGCCAATTTACAACAAGCTCGAAAAAACAAGtccaattaaaatataaaagaacaAGTACATGAACCAGATTCATTAAAATCTTGTAAAACATAAATGCTTCAGATTGTATGACCGTATAACAAGTTCAAAAAAAACTAGGCAGCCTCAGAGCACTAAAGTTTGAAAAGAACAATTGCGATCATTTCCGCAAATCATTACAAGCCTACGAAAGTCATCATCGGCATGCGAGCATTAAAGGAAAAGGATtatcattttcactaaaataaAATTCAGACCAAATAGCTCAAAACGGAAGCCGCATCAATTTAGTAGAAACTACTAATGAGATACGTGGATAAGAGTAGAAAAATGCTTCCAGAGACGCCAAAATATTCAGGAAAATAGAGTCTGTAAATAATGATAACCTGTTCGCGAGGCCATTCACGATGAGCTCGTTGGCGACGTAAGACATGACCCGATGGATGAAATTTCCTCCTCCAGCCATTATCGATTCCTCTCGGAGACTgatcaagtcaaaaacatgttAATTATTGGACAATTAGATAATATATTCGAGAAAGCTAAGAGTTTAAGGGTCATAGAAATAGCAAAACGACAATGAAGAGAGAGGGCTTCAACCTGAGATGCGATGGCCGAAAtcggaaactagggtttttagaGTCAGAAATCGCGATAACCTCCTGTATTTGGAGGCTGGAGGCTGGAGCTGGATTGACGCCAACAAGAGGCGggtttcctaaaactctaagtTGGGTGGGTCCCCGGGAAATTCGGGTCTCTGGGCATATAAACTATAATGGGCTTCTACCAGTAATGGGCGCAATTTGGAGTTTTGGGTTGGGATTCCCAACGGAGCCCAGAGAGCCCATCCGTGATAGCAGGTCTAATATGCTTACTGTACGGATCTTCTTGTTGATTAGAGCACGAAATAAGAGGCCAGCACCCATTAACTTTGAATGTAAAATTCAGATTCAGAAACGTAAAGTTATCAGGAATGGCAAATACTTGGATAAACCCTCGGTTTATATAGATTTTGCGATTCAAATTTTGTCATATGTCATATCATCACGCGGACTCAAAAATTAATGGTGTGACAAAATTTGAATCACATGATTTACAAGACTACATCTACCCAAGTTTTTTGCCACCGTTAAATTTGTCATAAAGACTCAAATAGGGATGCATTCCCTCCTCGAGCTCTTCTCTTTCTACTTGCAAAggcttgaaaagaaaaaaaaaaatgaatggatGCTTGTCTAGGCGGGCAATAGAATAGAGAAAGCTCTAGCATGTTATGGTATAGCGTACGAGGCTTTTTGGCCTcattttgaccaagaaaaaataattttagcaAAAGATAAGCTTTCCAAAGATAAAATAAACGATAAGCCTATACAAAGAGCAAGATTGCCCAGTCGCATCATGGTATCTAGACTATCTACCAAAGGCATTCATCTACAGTCAAAACATCCCAGTGCTATACCTCACTCTACAACGGAATCTCAAATCGCTTTTACAAGTGGAACTTTCCTCCATCAGGCTCCAACAAGCCTAACAGTAGTGTCAACAATGGTTGCAAGGATTCTATCAGCAGCAGCAGGAGCAGGAACATTCTTGAAAATAGCCTTATTTCTGGCTTTCCAAACCTGATAGATTGTACTAATAGCCAACAAACGGCTTGAAATTCCAGTGCAGGTGGACTCAATAGATCATGGTTTAGCGCCCCTGCACTCTTCACGTAATGCTTGAAACTTTTGCCATACGATTGCAGTCACCGgacattcaaaaaataaatgatcTATAATTTCCTCAGTAGCATTGCGCAGAATACAACAGAATGTTGAACCAAAAGGTTGTGCCAATCCTCTAAGCTTCAAGACCTTCCTCCACACTTAAAGAGCAATCAGAAGGAATATTAACCCTCAAAAGTGTTAGTGATAAATTATTCCCTTTAAAGTGCATTTTCTCTGCAAATTCACTAAGGGCCTCTGTTTGGAGTTAAAGTGGCTTATCAAAACGCACTTAAATTAGTAGAGATTTTAGTCAGAGTAGTTATGAAATGCTTGCTCACATTATTATTTGGATGCATATATTATTGGGGTGCATACTTACATAAGtga
Protein-coding sequences here:
- the LOC113694965 gene encoding uncharacterized protein produces the protein MAGGGNFIHRVMSYVANELIVNGLANSPAFQRFAVRTSKRIENVSVKAAEVKKKVSEQVAKNFESFKNE